Proteins co-encoded in one Pan paniscus chromosome 23, NHGRI_mPanPan1-v2.0_pri, whole genome shotgun sequence genomic window:
- the MTMR3 gene encoding myotubularin-related protein 3 isoform X2 — protein sequence MDEETRHSLECIQANQIFPRKQLIREDENLQVPFLELHGESTEFVGRAEDAIIALSNYRLHIKFKESLVNVPLQLIESVECRDIFQLHLTCKDCKVIRCQFSTFEQCQEWLKRLNNAIRPPAKIEDLFSFAYHAWCMEVYASEKEQHGDLCRPGEHVTSRFKNEVERMGFDMNNAWRISNINEKYKLCGSYPQELIVPAWITDKELESVSSFRSWKRIPAVIYRHQSNGAVIARCGQPEVSWWGWRNADDEHLVQSVAKACASDSRSSGSKLSTRNTSRDFPNGGDLSDVEFDSSLSNASGAESLAIQPQKLLILDARSYAAAVANRAKGGGCECPEYYPNCEVVFMGMANIHSIRRSFQSLRLLCTQMPDPGNWLSALESTKWLHHLSVLLKSALLVVHAVDQDQRPVLVHCSDGWDRTPQIVALAKLLLDPYYRTIEGFQVLVEMEWLDFGHKFADRCGHGENSDDLNERCPVFLQWLDCVHQLQRQFPCSFEFNEAFLVKLVQHTYSCLFGTFLCNNAKERGEKHTQERTCSVWSLLRAGNKAFKNLLYSSQSEAVLYPVCHVRNLMLWSAVYLPCPSPTTPVDDSCAPYPAPGTSPDDPPLSRLPKTRSYDNLTTACDNTVPLASRRCSDPSLNEKWQEHRRSLELSSLAGPGEDPLSADSLGKPTRVPGGAELSVAAGVAEGQMENILQEATKEESGVEEPAHRAGIEIQEGKEDPLLEKESRRKTPEASAIGLHQDPELGDAALRSHLDMSWPLFSQGISEQQSGLSVLLSSLQVPPRGEDSLEVPVEQFRIEEIAEDREEAVLPIPVDAKVGYGTSQSCSLLPSQVPFETRGPNMDSSTDMLVEDKVKSVSGPQGHHRSCLVNSGKDRLPQTMEPSPSETSLVERPQVGSVVHRTSAGSTLSLTRSPCALPLAECKEGLVCNGAPETENRASEQPPGLSTLQMYPTPNGHCANGEAGRSKDSLSRQLSAMSCSSAHLHSRNLHHKWLHSHSGRPSATSSPDQPSRSHLDDDGMSVYTDTIQQRLRQIESGHQQEVETLKKQVQELKSRLESQYLTSSLHFNGDFGDEVTSIPDSESNLDQNCLSRCSTEIFSEASWEQVDKQDTEMTRWLPDHLAAHCYACDSAFWLASRKHHCRNCGNVFCSSCCNQKVPVPSQQLFEPSRVCKSCYSSLHPTSSSIDLELDKPIAATSN from the exons gTTCCATTACAGCTTATAGAAAGTGTTGAATGCCGAGATATATTTCAGCTTCATTTGACTTGCAAAGACTGCAAAGTTATCAG GTGTCAGTTTTCAACCTTTGAGCAGTGTCAAGAGTGGCTGAAGAGACTGAACAACGCAATCCGACCACCTGCTAAAATAGAAGATCTCTTCTCATTTGCATACCATGCTTGGTGCATGGAGGTCTATGCCAGTGAAAAAGAGCAACATGGAGACCTGTGCAGACCAG GGGAGCATGTAACTTCAAGGTTTAAAAACGAGGTGGAGAGGATGGGTTTTGATATGAACAACGCCTGGAGGATTTCCAACATCAATGAGAAGTACAA ATTATGTGGTAGCTATCCTCAAGAGCTCATAGTGCCTGCCTGGATCACTGACAAAGAACTGGAAAGTGTATCAAGTTTCAGGTCCTGGAAGCGCATCCCTGCCGTCATCTACAG GCACCAGAGCAATGGAGCTGTCATTGCCCGCTGTGGACAGCCAGAGGTTAGCTGGTGGGGCTGGCGAAATGCAGATGATGAGCATCTGGTACAGTCAGTAGCCAAAGCTTGTGCCTCTGACTCCCGATCGAGTGGCAGCAAGCTGTCAACTAGGAACACTTCTCGAGACTTTCCCAATGGGGGAGACCTTTCTGACGTGGAGTTCG ATTCTTCTCTGTCAAATGCTTCAGGAGCAGAGAGTTTAGCCATCCAACCGCAGAAGCTTTTGATCTTGGATGCACGCTCCTATGCAGCTGCTGTGGCAAACCGAGCCAAAGGAGGAGGCTGCGAATGCCCAG AGTATTACCCAAACTGTGAAGTtgtgtttatggggatggcaaaCATTCATTCTATTCGGAGGAGTTTTCAGTCTCTGCGGTTGCTGTGCACTCAGATGCCAGATCCGGGAAA TTGGCTATCAGCTCTTGAAAGCACAAAATGGCTCCATCACTTGTCTGTGCTTCTGAAATCAGCGCTTCTGGTAGTGCATGCTGTGGATCAGGATCAGCGGCCGGTGCTAGTGCACTGCTCAGATGGCTGGGACCGCACCCCCCAGATTGTGGCATTGGCTAAGCTCTTGCTGGACCCTTATTACCGAACCATAGAG GGTTTCCAGGTCCTCGTGGAAATGGAGTGGCTGGATTTTGGCCATAAATTTGCTGACCGGTGTGGTCATGGGGAGAACTCGGATGATCTGAATGAACGTTGCCCAGTGTTTCTGCAGTGGCTTGACTGTGTTCATCAGCTTCAGAGGCAATTTCCTTGCTCTTTTGAGTTCAATGAAGCATTCCTT GTGAAACTGGTGCAGCATACCTATTCCTGCCTGTTTGGAACATTCCTGTGCAACAACGCCAAGGAGAGAGGGGAAAAGCATACTCAGGAACGGACATGTTCCGTGTGGTCACTTCTTCGGGCAGGCAACAAGGCTTTCAAAAACCTACTGTATTCCTCTCAGTCAGAAGCC GTGCTGTACCCTGTGTGCCATGTGCGTAACCTGATGCTGTGGAGTGCAGTGTACCTGCCCTGCCCATCCCCAACCACCCCTGTGGACGACAGCTGTGCACCATACCCAGCCCCAGGCACCAGCCCTGATGATCCCCCCCTGAGCCG GCTACCAAAGACTAGATCATATGACAATCTGACCACAGCCTGTGACAACACAGTGCCTCTGGCCAGCCGGCGCTGCAGCGACCCCAGCCTGAACGAGAAGTGGCAGGAGCACCGGCGCTCACTAGAGCTGAGCAGCCTGGCTGGCCCTGGAGAGGATCCCCTTTCTGCCGACAGCCTAGGGAAGCCCACCAGAGTGCCGGGGGGTGCCGAGCTTTCTGTTGCAGCCGGAGTAGCTGAGGGGCAGATGGAGAACATCTTGCAGGAGGCCACCAAAGAGGAGAGTGGAGTAGAGGAACCTGCCCACAGGGCAGGCATTGAGATACAGGAGGGTAAAGAGGACCCTCTCTTAGAAAaggagagcaggaggaagacacCTGAGGCCTCAGCCATTGGACTTCACCAAGACCCAGAACTGGGTGATGCTGCTCTGAGGAGCCATCTGGATATGAGCTGGCCTCTGTTCTCACAGGGTATTTCTGAACAGCAGAGTGGGCTCAGTGTTCTCCTCAGTTCTCTCCAGGTCCCCCCCAGGGGAGAGGATTCCCTGGAGGTCCCTGTGGAGCAGTTTCGAATAGAAGAGATTGCAGAGGATAGGGAGGAAGCAGTTCTTCCAATCCCAGTAGATGCAAAAGTTGGCTATGGTACCTCACAGTCATGTTCTCTGCTACCTTCCCAAGTCCCTTTTGAGACCAGAGGACCAAACATGGACAGTTCTACAGACATGTTAGTGGAAGATAAGGTGAAGTCAGTAAGTGGGCCCCAAGGTCATCATAGATCTTGCCTTGTAAATAGTGGCAAGGACAGGCTTCCTCAGACCATGGAACCCAGCCCTTCAGAGACAAGCCTGGTCGAGAGGCCCCAAGTGGGGTCTGTGGTGCATAGGACTTCCGCTGGCAGCACTCTCAGCCTGACACGTTCCCCTTGTGCCTTGCCTTTAGCCGAATGTAAAGAGGGGCTTGTGTGCAATGGTGCCCCAGAGACTGAAAACAGGGCCTCAGAGCAGCCCCCAGGTCTTAGCACCCTCCAGATGTACCCCACACCCAATGGGCATTGTGCCAATGGGGAGGCTGGTAGGAGCAAGGACTCACTGAGCCGTCAGCTGTCTGCTATGAGCTGCAGCTCTGCCCACTTACACTCAAGGAACTTGCACCACAAGTGGCTGCATAGCCACTCAGGAAGGCCATCTGCAACCAGCAGCCCCGACCAGCCTTCCCGCAGCCACCTGGACGATGATGGCATGTCAGTGTACACAGACACAATCCAACAGCGCCTGCGTCAGATTGAGTCAGGCCACCAGCAGGAAGTAGAAACTTTGAAGAAACAAGTCCAGGAGCTGAAGAGTCGCCTGGAGAGCCAGTACCTGACCAGCTCCCTACACTTTAATGGAGACTTTGGGGATGAGGTG ACTTCAATCCCCGACTCGGAAAGCAATCTGGATCAGAACTGTTTGTCTCGCTGCAGCACAGAGATTTTCTCTGAAGCCAGCTGGGAGCAGGTGGATAAACAGGACACAGAG ATGACCCGTTGGCTTCCTGACCACCTGGCCGCCCACTGCTATGCGTGCGACAGTGCCTTCTGGCTTGCCAGCAGGAAGCACCACTGCAG GAATTGTGGGAACGTATTCTGCTCCAGTTGTTGTAACCAGAAGGTTCCAGTTCCCAGCCAGCAGCTCTTTGAACCCAGTCGAGTATGCAAGTCTTGCTATAGCAGCCTACATCCCACAAGCTCCAGCATTGACCTTGAACTGGATAAGCCCATTGCTGCCACTTCCAACTGA
- the MTMR3 gene encoding myotubularin-related protein 3 isoform X1, translating to MDEETRHSLECIQANQIFPRKQLIREDENLQVPFLELHGESTEFVGRAEDAIIALSNYRLHIKFKESLVNVPLQLIESVECRDIFQLHLTCKDCKVIRCQFSTFEQCQEWLKRLNNAIRPPAKIEDLFSFAYHAWCMEVYASEKEQHGDLCRPGEHVTSRFKNEVERMGFDMNNAWRISNINEKYKLCGSYPQELIVPAWITDKELESVSSFRSWKRIPAVIYRHQSNGAVIARCGQPEVSWWGWRNADDEHLVQSVAKACASDSRSSGSKLSTRNTSRDFPNGGDLSDVEFDSSLSNASGAESLAIQPQKLLILDARSYAAAVANRAKGGGCECPEYYPNCEVVFMGMANIHSIRRSFQSLRLLCTQMPDPGNWLSALESTKWLHHLSVLLKSALLVVHAVDQDQRPVLVHCSDGWDRTPQIVALAKLLLDPYYRTIEGFQVLVEMEWLDFGHKFADRCGHGENSDDLNERCPVFLQWLDCVHQLQRQFPCSFEFNEAFLVKLVQHTYSCLFGTFLCNNAKERGEKHTQERTCSVWSLLRAGNKAFKNLLYSSQSEAVLYPVCHVRNLMLWSAVYLPCPSPTTPVDDSCAPYPAPGTSPDDPPLSRLPKTRSYDNLTTACDNTVPLASRRCSDPSLNEKWQEHRRSLELSSLAGPGEDPLSADSLGKPTRVPGGAELSVAAGVAEGQMENILQEATKEESGVEEPAHRAGIEIQEGKEDPLLEKESRRKTPEASAIGLHQDPELGDAALRSHLDMSWPLFSQGISEQQSGLSVLLSSLQVPPRGEDSLEVPVEQFRIEEIAEDREEAVLPIPVDAKVGYGTSQSCSLLPSQVPFETRGPNMDSSTDMLVEDKVKSVSGPQGHHRSCLVNSGKDRLPQTMEPSPSETSLVERPQVGSVVHRTSAGSTLSLTRSPCALPLAECKEGLVCNGAPETENRASEQPPGLSTLQMYPTPNGHCANGEAGRSKDSLSRQLSAMSCSSAHLHSRNLHHKWLHSHSGRPSATSSPDQPSRSHLDDDGMSVYTDTIQQRLRQIESGHQQEVETLKKQVQELKSRLESQYLTSSLHFNGDFGDEVTSIPDSESNLDQNCLSRCSTEIFSEASWEQVDKQDTEMTRWLPDHLAAHCYACDSAFWLASRKHHCRDTDRVDQTWNCGNVFCSSCCNQKVPVPSQQLFEPSRVCKSCYSSLHPTSSSIDLELDKPIAATSN from the exons gTTCCATTACAGCTTATAGAAAGTGTTGAATGCCGAGATATATTTCAGCTTCATTTGACTTGCAAAGACTGCAAAGTTATCAG GTGTCAGTTTTCAACCTTTGAGCAGTGTCAAGAGTGGCTGAAGAGACTGAACAACGCAATCCGACCACCTGCTAAAATAGAAGATCTCTTCTCATTTGCATACCATGCTTGGTGCATGGAGGTCTATGCCAGTGAAAAAGAGCAACATGGAGACCTGTGCAGACCAG GGGAGCATGTAACTTCAAGGTTTAAAAACGAGGTGGAGAGGATGGGTTTTGATATGAACAACGCCTGGAGGATTTCCAACATCAATGAGAAGTACAA ATTATGTGGTAGCTATCCTCAAGAGCTCATAGTGCCTGCCTGGATCACTGACAAAGAACTGGAAAGTGTATCAAGTTTCAGGTCCTGGAAGCGCATCCCTGCCGTCATCTACAG GCACCAGAGCAATGGAGCTGTCATTGCCCGCTGTGGACAGCCAGAGGTTAGCTGGTGGGGCTGGCGAAATGCAGATGATGAGCATCTGGTACAGTCAGTAGCCAAAGCTTGTGCCTCTGACTCCCGATCGAGTGGCAGCAAGCTGTCAACTAGGAACACTTCTCGAGACTTTCCCAATGGGGGAGACCTTTCTGACGTGGAGTTCG ATTCTTCTCTGTCAAATGCTTCAGGAGCAGAGAGTTTAGCCATCCAACCGCAGAAGCTTTTGATCTTGGATGCACGCTCCTATGCAGCTGCTGTGGCAAACCGAGCCAAAGGAGGAGGCTGCGAATGCCCAG AGTATTACCCAAACTGTGAAGTtgtgtttatggggatggcaaaCATTCATTCTATTCGGAGGAGTTTTCAGTCTCTGCGGTTGCTGTGCACTCAGATGCCAGATCCGGGAAA TTGGCTATCAGCTCTTGAAAGCACAAAATGGCTCCATCACTTGTCTGTGCTTCTGAAATCAGCGCTTCTGGTAGTGCATGCTGTGGATCAGGATCAGCGGCCGGTGCTAGTGCACTGCTCAGATGGCTGGGACCGCACCCCCCAGATTGTGGCATTGGCTAAGCTCTTGCTGGACCCTTATTACCGAACCATAGAG GGTTTCCAGGTCCTCGTGGAAATGGAGTGGCTGGATTTTGGCCATAAATTTGCTGACCGGTGTGGTCATGGGGAGAACTCGGATGATCTGAATGAACGTTGCCCAGTGTTTCTGCAGTGGCTTGACTGTGTTCATCAGCTTCAGAGGCAATTTCCTTGCTCTTTTGAGTTCAATGAAGCATTCCTT GTGAAACTGGTGCAGCATACCTATTCCTGCCTGTTTGGAACATTCCTGTGCAACAACGCCAAGGAGAGAGGGGAAAAGCATACTCAGGAACGGACATGTTCCGTGTGGTCACTTCTTCGGGCAGGCAACAAGGCTTTCAAAAACCTACTGTATTCCTCTCAGTCAGAAGCC GTGCTGTACCCTGTGTGCCATGTGCGTAACCTGATGCTGTGGAGTGCAGTGTACCTGCCCTGCCCATCCCCAACCACCCCTGTGGACGACAGCTGTGCACCATACCCAGCCCCAGGCACCAGCCCTGATGATCCCCCCCTGAGCCG GCTACCAAAGACTAGATCATATGACAATCTGACCACAGCCTGTGACAACACAGTGCCTCTGGCCAGCCGGCGCTGCAGCGACCCCAGCCTGAACGAGAAGTGGCAGGAGCACCGGCGCTCACTAGAGCTGAGCAGCCTGGCTGGCCCTGGAGAGGATCCCCTTTCTGCCGACAGCCTAGGGAAGCCCACCAGAGTGCCGGGGGGTGCCGAGCTTTCTGTTGCAGCCGGAGTAGCTGAGGGGCAGATGGAGAACATCTTGCAGGAGGCCACCAAAGAGGAGAGTGGAGTAGAGGAACCTGCCCACAGGGCAGGCATTGAGATACAGGAGGGTAAAGAGGACCCTCTCTTAGAAAaggagagcaggaggaagacacCTGAGGCCTCAGCCATTGGACTTCACCAAGACCCAGAACTGGGTGATGCTGCTCTGAGGAGCCATCTGGATATGAGCTGGCCTCTGTTCTCACAGGGTATTTCTGAACAGCAGAGTGGGCTCAGTGTTCTCCTCAGTTCTCTCCAGGTCCCCCCCAGGGGAGAGGATTCCCTGGAGGTCCCTGTGGAGCAGTTTCGAATAGAAGAGATTGCAGAGGATAGGGAGGAAGCAGTTCTTCCAATCCCAGTAGATGCAAAAGTTGGCTATGGTACCTCACAGTCATGTTCTCTGCTACCTTCCCAAGTCCCTTTTGAGACCAGAGGACCAAACATGGACAGTTCTACAGACATGTTAGTGGAAGATAAGGTGAAGTCAGTAAGTGGGCCCCAAGGTCATCATAGATCTTGCCTTGTAAATAGTGGCAAGGACAGGCTTCCTCAGACCATGGAACCCAGCCCTTCAGAGACAAGCCTGGTCGAGAGGCCCCAAGTGGGGTCTGTGGTGCATAGGACTTCCGCTGGCAGCACTCTCAGCCTGACACGTTCCCCTTGTGCCTTGCCTTTAGCCGAATGTAAAGAGGGGCTTGTGTGCAATGGTGCCCCAGAGACTGAAAACAGGGCCTCAGAGCAGCCCCCAGGTCTTAGCACCCTCCAGATGTACCCCACACCCAATGGGCATTGTGCCAATGGGGAGGCTGGTAGGAGCAAGGACTCACTGAGCCGTCAGCTGTCTGCTATGAGCTGCAGCTCTGCCCACTTACACTCAAGGAACTTGCACCACAAGTGGCTGCATAGCCACTCAGGAAGGCCATCTGCAACCAGCAGCCCCGACCAGCCTTCCCGCAGCCACCTGGACGATGATGGCATGTCAGTGTACACAGACACAATCCAACAGCGCCTGCGTCAGATTGAGTCAGGCCACCAGCAGGAAGTAGAAACTTTGAAGAAACAAGTCCAGGAGCTGAAGAGTCGCCTGGAGAGCCAGTACCTGACCAGCTCCCTACACTTTAATGGAGACTTTGGGGATGAGGTG ACTTCAATCCCCGACTCGGAAAGCAATCTGGATCAGAACTGTTTGTCTCGCTGCAGCACAGAGATTTTCTCTGAAGCCAGCTGGGAGCAGGTGGATAAACAGGACACAGAG ATGACCCGTTGGCTTCCTGACCACCTGGCCGCCCACTGCTATGCGTGCGACAGTGCCTTCTGGCTTGCCAGCAGGAAGCACCACTGCAG GGACACTGACCGTGTTGATCAAACGTG GAATTGTGGGAACGTATTCTGCTCCAGTTGTTGTAACCAGAAGGTTCCAGTTCCCAGCCAGCAGCTCTTTGAACCCAGTCGAGTATGCAAGTCTTGCTATAGCAGCCTACATCCCACAAGCTCCAGCATTGACCTTGAACTGGATAAGCCCATTGCTGCCACTTCCAACTGA
- the MTMR3 gene encoding myotubularin-related protein 3 isoform X3, translated as MDEETRHSLECIQANQIFPRKQLIREDENLQVPFLELHGESTEFVGRAEDAIIALSNYRLHIKFKESLVNVPLQLIESVECRDIFQLHLTCKDCKVIRCQFSTFEQCQEWLKRLNNAIRPPAKIEDLFSFAYHAWCMEVYASEKEQHGDLCRPGEHVTSRFKNEVERMGFDMNNAWRISNINEKYKLCGSYPQELIVPAWITDKELESVSSFRSWKRIPAVIYRHQSNGAVIARCGQPEVSWWGWRNADDEHLVQSVAKACASDSRSSGSKLSTRNTSRDFPNGGDLSDVEFDSSLSNASGAESLAIQPQKLLILDARSYAAAVANRAKGGGCECPEYYPNCEVVFMGMANIHSIRRSFQSLRLLCTQMPDPGNWLSALESTKWLHHLSVLLKSALLVVHAVDQDQRPVLVHCSDGWDRTPQIVALAKLLLDPYYRTIEGFQVLVEMEWLDFGHKFADRCGHGENSDDLNERCPVFLQWLDCVHQLQRQFPCSFEFNEAFLVKLVQHTYSCLFGTFLCNNAKERGEKHTQERTCSVWSLLRAGNKAFKNLLYSSQSEAVLYPVCHVRNLMLWSAVYLPCPSPTTPVDDSCAPYPAPGTSPDDPPLSRLPKTRSYDNLTTACDNTVPLASRRCSDPSLNEKWQEHRRSLELSSLAGPGEDPLSADSLGKPTRVPGGAELSVAAGVAEGQMENILQEATKEESGVEEPAHRAGIEIQEGKEDPLLEKESRRKTPEASAIGLHQDPELGDAALRSHLDMSWPLFSQGISEQQSGLSVLLSSLQVPPRGEDSLEVPVEQFRIEEIAEDREEAVLPIPVDAKVGYGTSQSCSLLPSQVPFETRGPNMDSSTDMLVEDKVKSVSGPQGHHRSCLVNSGKDRLPQTMEPSPSETSLVERPQVGSVVHRTSAGSTLSLTRSPCALPLAECKEGLVCNGAPETENRASEQPPGLSTLQMYPTPNGHCANGEAGRSKDSLSRQLSAMSCSSAHLHSRNLHHKWLHSHSGRPSATSSPDQPSRSHLDDDGMSVYTDTIQQRLRQIESGHQQEVETLKKQVQELKSRLESQYLTSSLHFNGDFGDEVMTRWLPDHLAAHCYACDSAFWLASRKHHCRDTDRVDQTWNCGNVFCSSCCNQKVPVPSQQLFEPSRVCKSCYSSLHPTSSSIDLELDKPIAATSN; from the exons gTTCCATTACAGCTTATAGAAAGTGTTGAATGCCGAGATATATTTCAGCTTCATTTGACTTGCAAAGACTGCAAAGTTATCAG GTGTCAGTTTTCAACCTTTGAGCAGTGTCAAGAGTGGCTGAAGAGACTGAACAACGCAATCCGACCACCTGCTAAAATAGAAGATCTCTTCTCATTTGCATACCATGCTTGGTGCATGGAGGTCTATGCCAGTGAAAAAGAGCAACATGGAGACCTGTGCAGACCAG GGGAGCATGTAACTTCAAGGTTTAAAAACGAGGTGGAGAGGATGGGTTTTGATATGAACAACGCCTGGAGGATTTCCAACATCAATGAGAAGTACAA ATTATGTGGTAGCTATCCTCAAGAGCTCATAGTGCCTGCCTGGATCACTGACAAAGAACTGGAAAGTGTATCAAGTTTCAGGTCCTGGAAGCGCATCCCTGCCGTCATCTACAG GCACCAGAGCAATGGAGCTGTCATTGCCCGCTGTGGACAGCCAGAGGTTAGCTGGTGGGGCTGGCGAAATGCAGATGATGAGCATCTGGTACAGTCAGTAGCCAAAGCTTGTGCCTCTGACTCCCGATCGAGTGGCAGCAAGCTGTCAACTAGGAACACTTCTCGAGACTTTCCCAATGGGGGAGACCTTTCTGACGTGGAGTTCG ATTCTTCTCTGTCAAATGCTTCAGGAGCAGAGAGTTTAGCCATCCAACCGCAGAAGCTTTTGATCTTGGATGCACGCTCCTATGCAGCTGCTGTGGCAAACCGAGCCAAAGGAGGAGGCTGCGAATGCCCAG AGTATTACCCAAACTGTGAAGTtgtgtttatggggatggcaaaCATTCATTCTATTCGGAGGAGTTTTCAGTCTCTGCGGTTGCTGTGCACTCAGATGCCAGATCCGGGAAA TTGGCTATCAGCTCTTGAAAGCACAAAATGGCTCCATCACTTGTCTGTGCTTCTGAAATCAGCGCTTCTGGTAGTGCATGCTGTGGATCAGGATCAGCGGCCGGTGCTAGTGCACTGCTCAGATGGCTGGGACCGCACCCCCCAGATTGTGGCATTGGCTAAGCTCTTGCTGGACCCTTATTACCGAACCATAGAG GGTTTCCAGGTCCTCGTGGAAATGGAGTGGCTGGATTTTGGCCATAAATTTGCTGACCGGTGTGGTCATGGGGAGAACTCGGATGATCTGAATGAACGTTGCCCAGTGTTTCTGCAGTGGCTTGACTGTGTTCATCAGCTTCAGAGGCAATTTCCTTGCTCTTTTGAGTTCAATGAAGCATTCCTT GTGAAACTGGTGCAGCATACCTATTCCTGCCTGTTTGGAACATTCCTGTGCAACAACGCCAAGGAGAGAGGGGAAAAGCATACTCAGGAACGGACATGTTCCGTGTGGTCACTTCTTCGGGCAGGCAACAAGGCTTTCAAAAACCTACTGTATTCCTCTCAGTCAGAAGCC GTGCTGTACCCTGTGTGCCATGTGCGTAACCTGATGCTGTGGAGTGCAGTGTACCTGCCCTGCCCATCCCCAACCACCCCTGTGGACGACAGCTGTGCACCATACCCAGCCCCAGGCACCAGCCCTGATGATCCCCCCCTGAGCCG GCTACCAAAGACTAGATCATATGACAATCTGACCACAGCCTGTGACAACACAGTGCCTCTGGCCAGCCGGCGCTGCAGCGACCCCAGCCTGAACGAGAAGTGGCAGGAGCACCGGCGCTCACTAGAGCTGAGCAGCCTGGCTGGCCCTGGAGAGGATCCCCTTTCTGCCGACAGCCTAGGGAAGCCCACCAGAGTGCCGGGGGGTGCCGAGCTTTCTGTTGCAGCCGGAGTAGCTGAGGGGCAGATGGAGAACATCTTGCAGGAGGCCACCAAAGAGGAGAGTGGAGTAGAGGAACCTGCCCACAGGGCAGGCATTGAGATACAGGAGGGTAAAGAGGACCCTCTCTTAGAAAaggagagcaggaggaagacacCTGAGGCCTCAGCCATTGGACTTCACCAAGACCCAGAACTGGGTGATGCTGCTCTGAGGAGCCATCTGGATATGAGCTGGCCTCTGTTCTCACAGGGTATTTCTGAACAGCAGAGTGGGCTCAGTGTTCTCCTCAGTTCTCTCCAGGTCCCCCCCAGGGGAGAGGATTCCCTGGAGGTCCCTGTGGAGCAGTTTCGAATAGAAGAGATTGCAGAGGATAGGGAGGAAGCAGTTCTTCCAATCCCAGTAGATGCAAAAGTTGGCTATGGTACCTCACAGTCATGTTCTCTGCTACCTTCCCAAGTCCCTTTTGAGACCAGAGGACCAAACATGGACAGTTCTACAGACATGTTAGTGGAAGATAAGGTGAAGTCAGTAAGTGGGCCCCAAGGTCATCATAGATCTTGCCTTGTAAATAGTGGCAAGGACAGGCTTCCTCAGACCATGGAACCCAGCCCTTCAGAGACAAGCCTGGTCGAGAGGCCCCAAGTGGGGTCTGTGGTGCATAGGACTTCCGCTGGCAGCACTCTCAGCCTGACACGTTCCCCTTGTGCCTTGCCTTTAGCCGAATGTAAAGAGGGGCTTGTGTGCAATGGTGCCCCAGAGACTGAAAACAGGGCCTCAGAGCAGCCCCCAGGTCTTAGCACCCTCCAGATGTACCCCACACCCAATGGGCATTGTGCCAATGGGGAGGCTGGTAGGAGCAAGGACTCACTGAGCCGTCAGCTGTCTGCTATGAGCTGCAGCTCTGCCCACTTACACTCAAGGAACTTGCACCACAAGTGGCTGCATAGCCACTCAGGAAGGCCATCTGCAACCAGCAGCCCCGACCAGCCTTCCCGCAGCCACCTGGACGATGATGGCATGTCAGTGTACACAGACACAATCCAACAGCGCCTGCGTCAGATTGAGTCAGGCCACCAGCAGGAAGTAGAAACTTTGAAGAAACAAGTCCAGGAGCTGAAGAGTCGCCTGGAGAGCCAGTACCTGACCAGCTCCCTACACTTTAATGGAGACTTTGGGGATGAGGTG ATGACCCGTTGGCTTCCTGACCACCTGGCCGCCCACTGCTATGCGTGCGACAGTGCCTTCTGGCTTGCCAGCAGGAAGCACCACTGCAG GGACACTGACCGTGTTGATCAAACGTG GAATTGTGGGAACGTATTCTGCTCCAGTTGTTGTAACCAGAAGGTTCCAGTTCCCAGCCAGCAGCTCTTTGAACCCAGTCGAGTATGCAAGTCTTGCTATAGCAGCCTACATCCCACAAGCTCCAGCATTGACCTTGAACTGGATAAGCCCATTGCTGCCACTTCCAACTGA